A DNA window from Streptomyces parvus contains the following coding sequences:
- a CDS encoding ABC transporter ATP-binding protein, which produces MKTPDSARPRPGAAILRTALRRNVGAMIAGTVLMGLYQAAETAFPIALGLIVEHTMQDRSLGSLGISIGSLAVIITTVSLSWRFGMRVLQKANTTEAHRWRVQVAACGLQPVARDVDLKSGEILTIATEDADQTADIIEVVPLLISSLVAIVVAAVALSLADLRLGLLVMAGTVAILSVLAVMSKRIGASTQEQQARVARAGAKVADLIIGLRPLHGFGGNHAAFGAYRRVSTDAKRQAITVARVNGTYAGTALALNAALATAVSLTAGWLAFEGRITIGELVMAVGLAQFIMEPLKMFSEMPKYVMMARASAERMALVLNAPPVTAPGPERPEPGGALEVDGVHHGTLQGVKFTVAAGEFVAIAAYQSRAAADLAAVLAVNVAPQAYGGVVRVGGREIGDLSVEAVREHLLVNPYDGEIFAGTLRTNIDPSGSGREIAEAVEASMLTDVVALHREGLDHVVRDRGANLSGGQRQRLSLARALAADTDVLVLHDPTTAVDAVTEQLIARNVAKLRRGRTTLVLTSSPALLDAADRVLVLDGGVITAEDTHRNLLAGDEAYCLAVAR; this is translated from the coding sequence ATGAAGACTCCTGACTCCGCGCGGCCCCGCCCGGGGGCCGCCATCCTGCGCACGGCGCTGCGCCGCAACGTCGGCGCCATGATCGCGGGCACCGTCCTGATGGGCCTGTACCAGGCGGCGGAGACCGCGTTCCCCATCGCGCTCGGACTCATCGTCGAGCACACGATGCAGGACCGCAGCCTCGGCTCCCTCGGTATCTCGATCGGCTCGCTCGCCGTGATCATCACGACGGTGTCCCTGTCGTGGCGGTTCGGCATGCGCGTGCTGCAGAAGGCCAACACGACCGAAGCACACCGCTGGCGGGTCCAGGTGGCCGCCTGCGGGCTCCAGCCGGTGGCCAGGGACGTGGACCTCAAGTCCGGCGAGATCCTGACCATCGCCACCGAGGACGCCGACCAGACCGCCGACATCATCGAGGTGGTGCCGCTGCTGATCAGCTCGCTGGTCGCCATCGTGGTCGCGGCGGTCGCGCTGAGCCTCGCCGACCTCCGGCTGGGCCTGCTGGTGATGGCGGGCACCGTCGCGATCCTGTCGGTCCTCGCCGTGATGTCCAAGCGGATCGGGGCCAGTACGCAGGAACAGCAGGCCCGGGTCGCCCGGGCGGGCGCCAAGGTCGCCGACCTGATCATCGGGCTGCGCCCGCTGCACGGCTTCGGCGGCAACCATGCGGCGTTCGGGGCCTACCGCAGGGTCAGCACGGACGCGAAGCGCCAGGCGATCACCGTCGCCCGGGTGAACGGCACCTACGCGGGCACCGCGCTCGCCCTCAACGCGGCTCTCGCCACGGCCGTCTCGCTGACCGCCGGCTGGCTGGCGTTCGAGGGCCGGATCACCATCGGCGAACTCGTCATGGCGGTGGGGCTCGCGCAGTTCATCATGGAACCGCTCAAGATGTTCTCCGAGATGCCCAAGTACGTGATGATGGCCCGCGCCTCGGCCGAGCGCATGGCCCTCGTCCTGAACGCGCCCCCGGTGACGGCACCGGGCCCCGAACGCCCGGAGCCCGGCGGGGCCCTGGAGGTCGACGGCGTCCACCACGGCACGCTCCAGGGGGTCAAGTTCACTGTCGCCGCCGGGGAGTTCGTGGCGATCGCCGCCTACCAGTCGCGCGCGGCGGCCGACCTCGCCGCCGTCCTCGCGGTGAACGTGGCCCCCCAGGCGTACGGGGGAGTGGTCCGGGTCGGCGGCCGGGAGATCGGTGACCTGTCGGTCGAGGCGGTCCGCGAACACCTGCTGGTGAACCCGTACGACGGGGAGATCTTCGCCGGCACCCTCCGGACGAACATCGACCCGTCGGGCAGCGGGCGGGAGATCGCCGAGGCCGTGGAGGCGTCCATGCTCACCGACGTCGTCGCCCTCCACCGTGAGGGACTCGACCACGTGGTACGGGACCGGGGGGCGAACCTCTCGGGCGGCCAGCGCCAGCGGCTCTCCCTGGCCCGCGCACTGGCCGCCGACACCGACGTGCTCGTCCTGCACGACCCCACGACGGCCGTGGACGCGGTCACCGAACAGCTCATCGCGCGCAACGTCGCGAAGCTGCGCCGGGGCCGCACCACGCTCGTGCTGACCAGCAGCCCGGCGCTCCTGGACGCGGCCGACCGGGTGCTCGTCCTGGACGGGGGCGTCATCACCGCCGAGGACACCCACCGCAACCTCCTCGCCGGGGACGAGGCGTACTGCCTGGCCGTGGCCCGGTGA
- a CDS encoding alpha/beta hydrolase-fold protein, with protein MPPVDAESPFAAFGLPGRPGTDAFWAAARTPAPVPADGGWQTLFLWRGSDAVLDFESWSPPVPLRRWEDTDCWYAEVAMPARLRVTYRVLVAGEAHADPFNPVGAGADRSVAATPDAPPQPHWPALGPDDVPPLPRTRIRWSSDRLGGRRTVRVHPVGGGGPVVLLLDGDDWLYLHPAATAFDAAFDAGDLPPVTLVFLPAKDREAEFVCRPELWEGVRDELLPLVGDCGVPADLDRLVVAGQSLGGLSALYAALEFPDLVSRVACQSGSFWWAPGAVDRADPLGGAVGGAVAERLRRGADLSRLRCAFDVGEHETRMLPHCELTESLTERAGATVRVSRSASDHDRAGWRHALLRDVAWVLG; from the coding sequence ATGCCTCCGGTGGACGCCGAGAGCCCCTTCGCCGCCTTCGGTCTGCCCGGCCGCCCCGGCACCGACGCGTTCTGGGCGGCGGCGCGCACGCCCGCGCCGGTCCCCGCCGACGGCGGCTGGCAAACCCTCTTCCTGTGGCGCGGCTCCGACGCCGTGCTCGACTTCGAGAGCTGGTCGCCGCCCGTGCCGTTGCGGCGTTGGGAGGACACCGACTGCTGGTACGCGGAGGTGGCCATGCCCGCGCGGCTGCGGGTGACCTACCGCGTCCTCGTGGCGGGCGAGGCCCATGCCGATCCGTTCAATCCGGTCGGCGCGGGGGCCGACCGTTCCGTCGCCGCGACGCCGGACGCCCCGCCCCAGCCGCACTGGCCCGCCCTGGGCCCGGACGATGTGCCGCCCCTCCCCCGCACCCGGATCCGCTGGAGCAGCGACCGGCTCGGTGGGCGGCGTACCGTGCGGGTCCACCCGGTGGGCGGCGGCGGTCCGGTGGTGCTGTTGCTCGACGGGGACGACTGGCTGTATCTGCACCCGGCCGCGACCGCCTTCGACGCGGCCTTCGACGCGGGCGACCTGCCCCCGGTCACGCTGGTGTTCCTGCCGGCCAAGGACCGGGAGGCGGAGTTCGTCTGCCGCCCGGAGCTGTGGGAGGGGGTCCGGGACGAACTGCTGCCGCTGGTGGGCGACTGCGGTGTGCCGGCCGACCTGGACCGGCTGGTGGTGGCCGGGCAGAGCCTGGGCGGGCTGAGCGCGCTCTACGCGGCGCTGGAGTTCCCCGATCTGGTCTCGCGGGTCGCCTGCCAGTCGGGGTCCTTCTGGTGGGCGCCGGGGGCCGTGGACCGGGCGGATCCGCTGGGCGGGGCGGTCGGCGGCGCCGTCGCCGAGCGGCTGCGCCGGGGGGCGGACCTGTCGCGGCTGCGGTGCGCGTTCGACGTCGGGGAGCACGAGACGCGGATGCTGCCCCATTGCGAGCTGACGGAGTCGCTCACCGAGCGGGCCGGTGCGACCGTGCGGGTCTCGCGGTCCGCATCGGACCACGACCGGGCCGGCTGGCGGCACGCCCTGCTCAGGGATGTCGCCTGGGTCCTGGGCTGA
- a CDS encoding MarR family winged helix-turn-helix transcriptional regulator: MPSPEPATVAADLRTAMGKLARRVKHEDRIPHGQVAVLGVLDRDGAMTTSDLAADQRVRPQSMARAVGLLMEQGLVVRRAHPTDGRKSLVDLSEVGRAALKAERDRRADWLARAIDLELSAEEQQQLAHSVVLMERLAAY; encoded by the coding sequence ATGCCCTCCCCGGAACCCGCCACCGTCGCCGCCGATCTGCGCACCGCCATGGGCAAACTCGCGCGGCGGGTGAAGCATGAGGACCGGATTCCGCACGGCCAGGTCGCCGTGCTGGGCGTCCTGGACCGGGACGGGGCCATGACCACCAGCGACCTCGCCGCGGACCAGCGCGTACGCCCCCAGTCGATGGCCCGCGCGGTCGGCCTCCTGATGGAGCAGGGCCTCGTGGTCCGCCGGGCGCACCCGACGGACGGCCGCAAGTCGCTCGTCGATCTCTCCGAGGTCGGCCGGGCGGCGCTGAAGGCGGAGCGCGACCGGCGGGCCGACTGGCTGGCCCGGGCCATCGACCTCGAACTCAGCGCCGAGGAGCAGCAGCAGCTCGCGCACAGCGTGGTCCTGATGGAGCGGCTCGCCGCGTACTGA
- the eno gene encoding phosphopyruvate hydratase, which translates to MSRTTAEPTAIRSVTARRIIDSRGNPTVEVDVRLADGSLGRAAVPSGASTGAREAVELRDGDAGQWHGKGVDRAVGHVNGEIAAAVVDRDADDQAGLDAALVALDGTPGKSRLGANAVLGVSLAAAKAAAAAHRQPLYRYLGGADARLLPLPMMNIINGGAHADNPLDFQEFMIAPVGAQTFAEAVRMGSEIFHTLRRDLLAAGHATGVGDEGGFAPALRTAEEALDFVLSAVERTGYRPGEDIGLIMDPASSEFFRDGAYVYAGEGVRRTPSEQADYLAKLIDAYPVVSIEDPMAEDDLDGWRELTARVGHRCQLTGDDVFCTDEAQVREGIRTGVGNSVLVKVNQIGTLTEALATVATARRAGWSAVMSHRSGETEDTTIADLAVATGCGQIKTGSLSRSDRTAKYNQLIRIEEELGESAQYAGGALLSRS; encoded by the coding sequence ATGTCCCGCACGACAGCTGAGCCCACCGCCATCCGGTCCGTCACCGCCCGCCGGATCATCGACAGCCGGGGCAACCCCACCGTCGAGGTCGACGTCCGCCTCGCCGACGGATCCCTCGGGCGCGCCGCCGTCCCGTCCGGCGCCTCCACCGGTGCGCGGGAGGCCGTGGAACTGCGTGACGGGGACGCCGGGCAGTGGCACGGCAAGGGGGTCGACCGTGCGGTCGGCCACGTCAACGGGGAGATCGCGGCCGCGGTCGTGGACCGCGACGCGGACGACCAGGCGGGCCTGGACGCCGCGCTCGTCGCGCTCGACGGCACTCCCGGCAAGTCCCGGCTCGGGGCGAACGCCGTCCTCGGGGTCTCGCTCGCCGCCGCGAAGGCCGCGGCGGCGGCCCACCGCCAGCCGCTCTACCGCTATCTCGGCGGCGCCGACGCCCGACTGCTCCCGCTGCCGATGATGAACATCATCAACGGCGGGGCCCACGCCGACAATCCGCTGGACTTCCAGGAGTTCATGATCGCCCCGGTGGGCGCGCAGACCTTCGCGGAAGCCGTCCGCATGGGCTCCGAGATCTTCCACACCCTGCGCCGCGACCTGCTGGCGGCCGGTCACGCCACGGGCGTCGGCGACGAAGGCGGGTTCGCCCCCGCGCTGCGCACCGCCGAGGAGGCCCTCGACTTCGTCCTCAGCGCCGTCGAACGCACCGGATACCGTCCCGGCGAGGACATCGGCCTCATCATGGACCCGGCGTCGTCGGAGTTCTTCCGCGACGGCGCGTACGTGTACGCGGGCGAGGGGGTCCGCCGCACGCCCTCCGAACAGGCGGACTACCTGGCCAAGCTGATCGACGCGTACCCGGTCGTCTCCATCGAGGACCCGATGGCCGAGGACGACCTGGACGGCTGGCGCGAGCTGACCGCCCGCGTCGGCCACCGCTGCCAGCTCACCGGCGACGACGTCTTCTGCACCGACGAAGCGCAGGTGCGTGAGGGCATCCGGACCGGCGTCGGCAACTCGGTCCTGGTCAAGGTCAACCAGATCGGCACCCTGACCGAAGCCCTCGCCACGGTCGCCACGGCCCGGCGTGCGGGCTGGAGCGCCGTGATGTCCCACCGCTCCGGCGAGACGGAGGACACCACGATCGCCGACCTGGCGGTGGCGACGGGCTGTGGCCAGATCAAGACCGGCTCGCTGTCCCGCTCCGACCGCACGGCCAAGTACAACCAGCTGATCCGGATCGAGGAGGAGTTGGGCGAGTCGGCGCAGTACGCCGGCGGGGCGCTGCTGTCCCGCTCCTGA